A genomic region of Nocardioides plantarum contains the following coding sequences:
- a CDS encoding DUF58 domain-containing protein — protein sequence MGQVWASATGRGRAIVVLGVLLLGAGLAWDYLLVAGLGGCLLALVVVELAAVLLTRPVAVDRDIEPRVVVRQAPCEGRLLVRGRRRRGLVRLDVADRVHGGLVPVSLPDHLGTDELGTRVVYRIPTPRRGLVDVGPVQVRLVGLTGMAARSTESGPVDQVRVLPRRVPLAGMVSGTRRALTGNDEANELGGTDLVGLHEYAMGDDLRRLHWATSARTGTLMVREDAEPSQAHVCVLLDDRASAYLGDDALFEEAVEIAAALCRSGLEDGLPVRLHTMSDRREVRVPGSASRRLLEEHRDLDWLLAEVDLTGSLSRIELHSRDLDVAVAVTGPGADLRDVGLLLGDAPTRVLAVVDPAPFVGAHQEAGLLVLRGATSVSLAASWDAAVHR from the coding sequence ATGGGCCAGGTGTGGGCGAGCGCGACCGGTCGCGGCCGCGCGATCGTCGTGCTCGGGGTCCTGCTCCTGGGTGCCGGCCTGGCCTGGGACTACCTCCTGGTCGCCGGTCTCGGGGGCTGCCTCCTGGCGCTCGTCGTCGTCGAGCTCGCCGCGGTCCTCCTCACCCGCCCGGTGGCGGTCGACCGCGACATCGAGCCGCGCGTCGTGGTCCGTCAGGCCCCGTGCGAGGGCCGGCTGCTCGTGCGTGGCCGACGCCGACGGGGGCTGGTGCGGCTCGACGTCGCCGACCGTGTCCACGGCGGCCTGGTGCCGGTCTCGCTGCCCGACCACCTCGGCACCGACGAGCTGGGCACCCGTGTCGTCTACCGGATCCCGACGCCTCGGCGCGGCCTGGTCGACGTCGGCCCGGTCCAGGTGCGGCTCGTCGGGCTCACCGGCATGGCCGCCCGCTCGACCGAGTCCGGACCCGTCGACCAGGTCCGGGTGCTGCCCCGCCGCGTGCCCCTGGCCGGGATGGTCTCGGGGACCCGCCGGGCCCTGACCGGCAACGACGAGGCCAACGAGCTCGGCGGCACCGACCTCGTGGGGCTCCACGAGTACGCCATGGGTGACGACCTGCGGCGGCTGCACTGGGCGACCAGCGCCCGTACCGGGACCCTGATGGTGCGCGAGGACGCCGAGCCGTCGCAGGCCCACGTGTGCGTCCTGCTCGACGACCGTGCCTCGGCCTACCTGGGCGACGACGCGCTGTTCGAGGAGGCGGTCGAGATCGCCGCCGCCCTGTGCCGCTCGGGTCTCGAGGACGGCCTCCCGGTCCGGCTGCACACGATGAGCGACCGCCGCGAGGTGCGGGTGCCCGGGTCGGCCAGCCGACGGCTCCTCGAGGAGCACCGCGACCTCGACTGGCTCCTGGCCGAGGTCGACCTCACCGGGTCGCTGTCGCGCATCGAACTGCACAGCCGCGACCTCGACGTCGCCGTGGCCGTGACCGGCCCGGGCGCCGACCTGCGCGACGTCGGGCTGCTGCTCGGCGACGCACCGACGCGGGTCCTCGCCGTCGTCGACCCCGCCCCCTTCGTCGGTGCCCACCAGGAGGCCGGGCTGCTCGTGCTGCGCGGGGCGACCTCGGTGTCGCTCGCGGCCAGCTGGGACGCGGCGGTGCACCGGTGA
- a CDS encoding transglutaminaseTgpA domain-containing protein, whose amino-acid sequence MSSIATSEATTESLPGRALRLLWPVALLVLGALVLATAWHRLTISLLFAVVAALPLLLLRGLLRVGMSRWFASSMIVLLSIMGAYLATSGADLSLEQTIQDVVPRLLTAPQPYAARADLLVGPLLLTALVSVLVGLRVDSRLRVEPVVGAAVLYLAGMLLTAGDADPAGLVVVLLLVVALLGWVFLDEHGEPVRQRLALAGPVSVVGVGALAAIATLPVGAAFEPREMVDPPVVDVVASNPLTQLGAWANNPDQELLRVRGPKVPLRLVVLDKYDGTQWTSATRFEQVRSDGRTGIDPGPYPSDATLQVQFSGLGGSWLPSPGTPLSVALDDVLVDPATGTLFSPDGTDGLVYEVAGSYDSPPSEDLNAAQVPEDVGELTELPPLPKPLADFAGQVGATAATPYQRASAIESLVRDEYKLSPTAISGSALWRLDQFLLGGSDKPGGGVGTSEQFASAFALLARYNGLPTRVVVGFRPGTAQDDGTRVIKGEDAFAWAEVYFRGLGWVPFSPTPDDDTFSRPRPIEATEAELPEEADTGSPVLPPSTSATPSEDPQTGDASVGPDDADAPMGGPAASVLLGAGLALVVVVLVLLRTGRRVRHQRRGPTGAWAEVVDAMRLSGLRPAAHQPADVVAAGLDARLGTSSAAIASRAELATFGPPTPSPSPDADRTALRTQLRDVRRRVRRETPLWRRWWWWLDPRVLRRS is encoded by the coding sequence GTGAGCAGCATCGCCACCTCCGAGGCCACCACCGAGAGCCTGCCCGGACGCGCGCTCCGGCTGCTGTGGCCGGTCGCGCTCCTCGTCCTGGGTGCCCTGGTGCTGGCCACCGCCTGGCACCGGCTGACGATCTCGCTGCTCTTCGCCGTGGTCGCCGCCCTCCCCCTGCTGCTGCTGCGCGGCCTGCTGCGGGTCGGGATGTCGCGCTGGTTCGCCAGCTCGATGATCGTGCTGCTGTCGATCATGGGCGCCTACCTCGCCACCTCGGGCGCCGACCTCTCGCTCGAGCAGACCATCCAGGACGTCGTACCCCGGCTGCTGACCGCGCCGCAGCCGTACGCCGCCCGTGCCGACCTGCTGGTCGGGCCGCTGCTGCTGACCGCGCTGGTCTCGGTGCTCGTCGGGCTCCGGGTCGACAGCCGGCTGCGGGTCGAGCCGGTCGTCGGTGCCGCCGTCCTCTACCTCGCCGGGATGCTGCTCACCGCCGGGGACGCCGACCCCGCGGGCCTCGTGGTGGTGCTGCTGCTGGTGGTCGCCCTGCTCGGCTGGGTCTTCCTCGACGAGCACGGCGAGCCGGTCCGGCAGCGGCTGGCGCTGGCCGGTCCGGTCTCGGTCGTCGGCGTCGGCGCGCTCGCCGCCATCGCCACCCTGCCGGTGGGGGCGGCGTTCGAGCCCCGCGAGATGGTCGACCCGCCGGTCGTCGACGTGGTCGCGTCCAACCCGCTCACCCAGCTGGGGGCATGGGCCAACAACCCCGACCAGGAGCTGCTGCGGGTCCGTGGTCCCAAGGTCCCGCTGCGCCTGGTCGTCCTCGACAAGTACGACGGCACCCAGTGGACCTCGGCCACCAGGTTCGAGCAGGTCCGCAGCGACGGGCGCACCGGGATCGACCCCGGGCCCTACCCGTCCGACGCGACCCTGCAGGTGCAGTTCTCGGGCCTGGGTGGCAGTTGGCTCCCCAGCCCCGGCACCCCGCTCTCGGTGGCGCTCGACGACGTCCTGGTCGATCCCGCCACCGGCACCCTGTTCTCGCCCGACGGCACCGACGGCCTGGTCTACGAGGTGGCCGGGTCCTACGACTCCCCGCCCAGCGAGGACCTGAACGCCGCCCAGGTCCCCGAGGACGTCGGCGAGCTCACCGAGCTCCCTCCGCTGCCCAAGCCGCTCGCCGACTTCGCCGGCCAGGTCGGTGCGACCGCAGCGACGCCGTACCAACGGGCCTCGGCCATCGAGTCCCTGGTCCGCGACGAGTACAAGCTCTCGCCGACCGCCATCTCGGGCTCCGCGCTGTGGCGGCTCGACCAGTTCCTCCTCGGCGGCTCCGACAAGCCGGGAGGCGGGGTCGGCACCTCCGAGCAGTTCGCCTCGGCCTTCGCGCTGCTGGCCCGCTACAACGGGCTCCCGACCCGGGTGGTGGTGGGCTTCCGCCCCGGCACCGCCCAGGACGACGGCACGCGCGTGATCAAGGGCGAGGACGCCTTCGCGTGGGCCGAGGTCTACTTCCGCGGCCTGGGCTGGGTGCCCTTCTCGCCCACGCCCGACGACGACACCTTCAGCCGCCCCCGGCCCATCGAGGCCACCGAGGCCGAGCTGCCCGAGGAGGCCGACACCGGCTCACCGGTGCTGCCCCCGTCGACGAGCGCCACCCCGAGCGAGGACCCCCAGACCGGCGACGCGAGCGTGGGCCCGGACGACGCCGACGCCCCGATGGGGGGACCGGCCGCGTCGGTGCTGCTCGGTGCCGGCCTGGCCCTGGTGGTGGTGGTCCTGGTGCTGCTCCGCACCGGCCGTCGGGTCCGCCACCAGCGTCGTGGCCCGACCGGCGCCTGGGCCGAGGTGGTCGACGCGATGCGGCTCTCGGGCCTGCGGCCCGCTGCCCACCAGCCCGCCGACGTCGTGGCCGCCGGCCTCGACGCCCGCCTCGGCACCTCCTCGGCCGCCATCGCCTCCCGTGCCGAGCTCGCCACCTTCGGCCCCCCGACGCCGTCCCCCTCGCCCGACGCCGACCGCACCGCCCTGCGGACGCAGCTGCGCGACGTACGCCGGCGGGTCCGCCGCGAGACGCCGCTGTGGCGCCGCTGGTGGTGGTGGCTCGACCCGCGGGTCCTGCGCCGCTCGTAG